From Paenibacillus physcomitrellae, the proteins below share one genomic window:
- a CDS encoding sugar transferase: MPKPNLPEEMDYAMPTQNVFYARYEESKTESKADPGPMYHFVKRFLDIVLSCIGLVLTAPVFLIAAICIKVEDPGGKVFFKQTRIGKNERPFEMYKFRSMVSNAEEMKKELMKYNEVSGAMFKMKNDPRITRTGRFLRKTSIDELPQLWNVLRGNMSLVGPRPPLPDEVAQYTEYHKQRLKVIPGCTGYWQVGARNSVGFDEMVQMDLKYIKDRCIRLDLKIIMQTGLKIINSKDAY, from the coding sequence ATGCCTAAGCCTAACCTTCCCGAAGAAATGGACTATGCCATGCCCACGCAAAATGTATTTTATGCCCGATATGAGGAATCCAAAACAGAGTCCAAAGCAGATCCAGGACCCATGTATCACTTTGTGAAAAGGTTTCTGGACATTGTGCTTTCCTGTATCGGTCTGGTGCTGACCGCGCCGGTGTTCCTGATCGCAGCGATCTGCATCAAAGTAGAGGATCCGGGCGGCAAAGTATTTTTCAAGCAGACGCGGATCGGCAAGAATGAACGCCCTTTCGAAATGTATAAATTTAGATCCATGGTCTCGAACGCTGAAGAGATGAAGAAAGAGCTTATGAAATACAACGAGGTCAGCGGAGCCATGTTCAAGATGAAAAATGACCCCCGCATTACGCGCACCGGCCGCTTCCTGCGCAAGACGAGCATTGATGAGCTTCCCCAGCTCTGGAACGTGCTGCGCGGCAATATGAGCCTGGTGGGTCCGCGGCCTCCTCTGCCTGATGAGGTAGCCCAATATACGGAATATCATAAGCAGCGGCTGAAGGTCATTCCTGGCTGCACGGGTTATTGGCAGGTTGGAGCGCGAAACAGCGTCGGTTTTGATGAAATGGTGCAGATGGATCTGAAGTATATCAAGGACCGCTGCATCCGGCTGGATCTCAAAATCATCATGCAGACCGGCCTTAAAATCATTAACTCTAAAGATGCCTATTAA
- a CDS encoding O-antigen ligase family protein produces MRSRDQAFWLAAATGAACTLLPFAIGSVSAKLSPALSQQGLLLLLLLFPAFLLALNGSKYLVTYTLFVWAIGPEIRRVSDWLGGEYTSVSVLSLAPLLASSMTMIPVLRGIHRMEKSGRKVLLYFGAALLYGSVIGLARNGTSFVYDLANYAIPMLLLPFFAIRRFGSADADNILSGYANIAVLVSVYGIIQYLVVPPWDAFWMNHVEMNSIGLPEPLEVRVFSTLNSPGPAAGFLACALVPMVLEKRWRGSLGWIGVLLVAFCLLTTLVRSSWLMIIVMLLVYIATSPSKRKWRTLLQLAVIALVLTWALPKLPGAEGLTARMQTLGSIEEDHSYNERLDLLNTMLPTVLHNPAGQGIGSVGTGTKLGNDGELGEYGIMDNGFLALLLTFGIAGGLCFFGALGLVARSVIVSVLRKGAMQLYARLALAVWAGAVASLFSDNGFPGLRGYLIWMLIGIGLGVSSSAADRKEESYGAVQREVVPRQERIQHVRPIRQK; encoded by the coding sequence ATGCGAAGCCGGGATCAGGCCTTCTGGCTGGCAGCAGCCACCGGCGCTGCCTGCACACTGCTTCCTTTTGCCATCGGTTCGGTCAGCGCCAAGCTGAGTCCGGCTTTGAGCCAGCAGGGGCTGCTGCTTCTTCTGCTGCTGTTCCCGGCCTTTCTGCTCGCCTTAAACGGCTCGAAATATTTAGTGACCTATACCTTGTTTGTCTGGGCCATCGGTCCGGAAATCCGAAGAGTATCTGATTGGCTGGGCGGGGAATACACCTCTGTCTCCGTGCTTAGCCTGGCGCCGCTCCTGGCCAGCTCGATGACGATGATTCCGGTGCTCCGCGGTATCCACCGCATGGAGAAATCCGGCAGAAAGGTGCTGCTCTATTTCGGAGCCGCCCTTCTCTATGGAAGTGTAATCGGGCTCGCGAGGAACGGAACAAGCTTTGTGTACGACTTGGCCAATTATGCGATACCGATGCTGCTGCTGCCGTTTTTTGCAATCAGACGGTTCGGTTCGGCGGATGCGGACAACATCCTTTCCGGGTATGCCAACATCGCGGTGCTGGTGTCCGTGTACGGGATCATTCAGTATCTGGTTGTCCCGCCGTGGGACGCGTTCTGGATGAACCATGTGGAGATGAACTCCATCGGCCTGCCGGAACCTTTGGAAGTCAGGGTGTTCTCGACGCTTAATTCGCCGGGTCCTGCCGCCGGGTTTCTGGCCTGCGCTCTGGTGCCGATGGTGCTGGAGAAAAGGTGGAGAGGCAGCCTCGGCTGGATTGGCGTGCTGCTGGTCGCCTTCTGCCTGCTGACGACGCTGGTGCGGTCTTCCTGGCTCATGATTATCGTGATGCTGCTGGTCTACATTGCAACCTCCCCCTCCAAGCGGAAATGGAGGACGCTGCTCCAGCTTGCTGTTATCGCGCTTGTCCTGACCTGGGCGCTGCCCAAGCTGCCTGGCGCAGAAGGCTTGACGGCAAGGATGCAGACGCTGGGTTCCATTGAAGAAGACCACTCCTATAACGAGCGGCTGGACCTGCTGAACACGATGCTGCCGACGGTGCTTCACAACCCGGCCGGGCAGGGCATCGGCAGCGTCGGGACCGGAACCAAGCTGGGGAATGATGGCGAGCTTGGGGAATACGGCATTATGGATAATGGGTTTCTCGCCCTGCTGCTCACTTTCGGGATTGCAGGCGGACTTTGTTTCTTCGGAGCGCTGGGGCTTGTCGCCCGTTCGGTGATTGTCTCCGTACTGCGCAAGGGAGCGATGCAGCTGTATGCCAGATTAGCTTTGGCCGTATGGGCAGGGGCGGTGGCAAGTTTATTTTCGGACAACGGATTCCCCGGCCTGCGCGGCTACCTGATCTGGATGCTGATCGGCATCGGACTTGGAGTCAGTTCATCTGCAGCGGATCGAAAGGAGGAGAGCTATGGAGCAGTCCAACGTGAAGTCGTTCCCCGGCAGGAACGTATTCAGCACGTTCGGCCGATTCGCCAGAAGTAA
- a CDS encoding VanZ family protein, translated as MSKPARMLWLPAAVMLLIFLFSSQSYEQQTIKKPLADWLGSGSINRHLSGLTIHYGSQTVDGKTAGSAAVAEFLLRKCAHLLEYSILGFCLIWAIQAFLKPGLPKAAAAAIFTSAGYAALDEFHQIFVKDRGPHPEDVLLDTTGALIGLLCYIGWKKRKAGRLKGGSGGDRRTL; from the coding sequence ATGAGTAAGCCGGCCCGCATGCTGTGGCTGCCTGCAGCGGTCATGCTGCTGATCTTCCTGTTCTCGTCCCAGTCCTATGAGCAGCAGACCATTAAGAAGCCGCTTGCGGACTGGCTGGGTAGCGGCAGCATCAACCGTCACCTCTCCGGCTTGACCATCCATTACGGGTCTCAAACGGTCGACGGTAAAACCGCAGGTTCGGCGGCGGTAGCCGAATTCCTGCTCCGCAAATGCGCTCATTTGCTGGAGTACAGCATTTTGGGATTCTGCCTGATTTGGGCGATCCAAGCTTTCCTTAAGCCGGGACTGCCGAAGGCGGCGGCGGCCGCGATTTTCACCAGTGCAGGTTATGCGGCTTTGGATGAATTCCATCAAATCTTCGTTAAGGACCGCGGGCCGCATCCGGAAGATGTGCTGCTGGATACGACCGGCGCTTTGATCGGGCTGCTGTGCTATATCGGCTGGAAGAAACGGAAAGCCGGACGGCTGAAAGGCGGATCTGGCGGAGACAGGAGGACGTTATGA
- a CDS encoding glycosyltransferase, giving the protein MPDRNEQPALSIIICTYNRAALLRKTLESLKELRGVEQAEIIVVDNRSTDDTCEVAGRFVKRGVLPAPCRYVFESVQGLSAARNAGIMAAQADLIAFLDDDAIPSAGWLEAILTTFEQRPEVDAMGGKIHPLFESERPGWLSGPFELPYTIVDLGNAVREYPPSMHPYGANMAMRRKVFDEGGFPLKLGRKGNLLLSGEETWIFEQIRRSGGKTIYHPEMEVEHFIPSSRLNKEWIMRRYYFQGISNGMKRDGLGSTCYLLGKTAAKVLYVSVSRWFARNETARLLNQCRMESIRGTLHTVLGRGGEPGTE; this is encoded by the coding sequence ATGCCTGACAGGAATGAACAACCAGCGCTTTCGATTATCATCTGCACCTACAACCGGGCTGCCCTGCTGCGCAAAACCCTGGAATCCCTGAAGGAGCTCCGGGGCGTGGAGCAGGCTGAAATTATCGTGGTGGACAACCGCTCCACGGACGATACCTGTGAGGTGGCCGGCCGGTTCGTGAAGCGCGGCGTCCTGCCGGCTCCCTGCCGTTACGTGTTTGAGTCTGTTCAAGGGCTGTCGGCGGCGCGAAATGCCGGAATTATGGCGGCACAAGCCGATCTGATTGCTTTTCTGGATGATGACGCCATCCCTTCGGCAGGCTGGCTCGAGGCTATTTTGACAACTTTTGAGCAAAGACCCGAGGTAGACGCCATGGGCGGGAAAATCCATCCGCTGTTCGAAAGCGAACGCCCCGGCTGGCTGTCAGGACCATTCGAGCTCCCTTATACGATTGTGGATTTGGGGAATGCAGTAAGGGAGTATCCGCCCTCCATGCATCCTTATGGAGCGAATATGGCGATGCGCCGTAAGGTCTTTGATGAAGGGGGGTTCCCGCTGAAGCTGGGGCGCAAGGGCAATCTGCTGCTGTCCGGGGAAGAGACCTGGATCTTCGAGCAGATCCGCCGCTCGGGCGGTAAAACGATCTACCACCCGGAGATGGAGGTGGAGCATTTTATTCCCTCCAGCCGGCTGAACAAGGAATGGATTATGAGGCGTTATTATTTTCAAGGCATTTCCAACGGGATGAAGCGGGATGGACTCGGTTCCACCTGCTATCTGCTTGGCAAAACGGCGGCCAAAGTGCTGTACGTATCCGTGAGCAGATGGTTTGCCCGGAATGAAACCGCAAGACTGCTGAATCAATGCCGAATGGAGAGCATCCGCGGAACCCTGCATACCGTGCTGGGCCGCGGAGGGGAACCAGGGACTGAGTAA
- a CDS encoding WecB/TagA/CpsF family glycosyltransferase, protein MSQVNLFDVNFNNYDFADLLDYIDDSIQNRKHSYILTCNVDHLIKLRKDSEFRNVYSKAGAIVADGMPIIWASRLLGSPLKQKVSGSDLFHRLGSDFEKRKYRLFFLGSASGVPEMASRNLKRQFPGINVVGCYSPSYGFEKNPEENEYIVRMLIETRPDIVFVGVGAPKQEKWIYRNYLEYQAPVSIGVGATFDFLSGSVKRAPDFMQKTGFEWFWRLAQEPRRLWKRYLIDDSQFVALLMKEYFKQGKRRREGAEMLNSADDHE, encoded by the coding sequence ATGAGCCAAGTTAATCTGTTTGATGTCAATTTCAATAACTACGATTTCGCTGATCTGCTGGATTACATCGACGATTCGATCCAGAACCGGAAACATTCCTATATCCTGACCTGCAACGTGGATCACCTGATCAAGCTGCGCAAGGATTCGGAGTTTAGAAACGTTTATTCGAAAGCAGGAGCCATCGTGGCCGACGGCATGCCGATTATATGGGCTTCGCGTCTGCTGGGCAGTCCGCTGAAACAGAAAGTATCGGGCTCGGACCTGTTTCACCGGCTCGGGAGCGATTTTGAGAAACGGAAGTACCGCTTGTTCTTCCTGGGCTCTGCCAGCGGAGTGCCGGAAATGGCGAGCCGCAATCTGAAACGGCAGTTCCCCGGCATTAACGTGGTCGGCTGTTATTCGCCGTCCTATGGCTTTGAGAAGAATCCGGAGGAGAACGAATATATCGTCCGCATGCTGATCGAAACCCGGCCGGACATCGTGTTCGTCGGCGTAGGAGCGCCCAAGCAGGAGAAATGGATTTACCGGAACTACCTGGAATACCAGGCGCCGGTCTCCATCGGCGTGGGCGCCACCTTCGACTTTCTGTCCGGCTCCGTCAAACGGGCTCCCGATTTCATGCAGAAGACGGGCTTTGAATGGTTCTGGCGGCTTGCCCAGGAGCCGCGGCGGCTGTGGAAAAGATATCTGATTGACGATTCCCAGTTTGTGGCGCTGCTGATGAAGGAGTATTTCAAACAGGGCAAACGGAGAAGGGAGGGAGCGGAGATGCTGAATTCCGCAGATGATCATGAGTAA
- a CDS encoding O-antigen ligase family protein, whose product MINEWWAGRRNMYPVGAGVIVLLSALLLGGGVIYQPGACAALAVLVLLLAFTIRHPHRISYLVLLSTALSVDYLYSGSLFGIEILSLYKLAILALLVPCILIYGISLKFIYPVLALFALLVITFFFSTWLPQLTASIAIKSFIGLSLPFVFLLIKWRKEVAERQMKIICLLPIVSVGVGAMLQLLHLHELLDVEFTGAVRLQGANIPPHLAMLSFLGTAVPFVELKRGGANPKFLYAVMAVNFGILIATGTRGPILALVFLALYYFYDLAREYLKGKAQLIIPLLGGIAVITAAAALQWDNMKKRSFERSTDDAVDLSGRSEAWVYFLKQVDGHTLAGRGLGSVTVANDGTLFEGFVVPHNEYIRFYVDTGYVGAVLLFLSLFIIFWKIYKVLPSAVKPYYLGLILAFLIYSFSDNTLSTVQFIIPFCWYLNGLYRYSRPGSTDSS is encoded by the coding sequence ATGATTAACGAATGGTGGGCAGGAAGACGGAATATGTATCCGGTAGGCGCAGGAGTCATTGTCCTCCTGTCAGCCCTGCTGCTCGGCGGCGGTGTCATTTATCAGCCCGGAGCCTGTGCAGCGCTTGCCGTTCTGGTTCTCCTGCTGGCGTTTACAATCCGGCATCCTCATCGCATCAGCTATCTGGTCCTGCTTTCAACGGCTTTGTCCGTTGATTACCTTTACAGCGGCTCGCTGTTTGGCATTGAAATTTTATCGCTGTACAAATTGGCGATTCTGGCGCTGCTGGTGCCTTGTATTTTGATTTATGGCATTTCGCTGAAATTCATATACCCGGTACTGGCGCTGTTTGCGCTGCTGGTCATTACCTTCTTTTTCTCCACTTGGCTGCCGCAGCTAACGGCATCGATTGCGATTAAGTCGTTTATCGGACTTTCACTGCCGTTTGTATTCCTGCTTATTAAATGGAGGAAAGAAGTAGCCGAGCGGCAGATGAAGATCATTTGCCTGCTTCCCATCGTAAGCGTCGGCGTCGGCGCCATGCTGCAGCTGCTTCATCTGCACGAGCTGCTGGACGTCGAATTCACGGGAGCGGTTCGGCTGCAGGGCGCCAACATTCCGCCGCATCTTGCCATGCTGTCGTTTCTCGGCACTGCGGTTCCTTTTGTAGAGCTGAAGCGGGGCGGAGCGAACCCGAAATTTCTATACGCTGTGATGGCGGTTAATTTCGGGATTTTGATTGCGACAGGCACCCGGGGGCCGATTCTGGCGCTGGTCTTCCTGGCGCTCTATTATTTCTACGATTTGGCGCGGGAATATTTGAAAGGCAAAGCCCAGCTGATCATTCCCCTGCTCGGCGGCATAGCCGTGATTACCGCAGCTGCCGCGCTGCAGTGGGACAATATGAAGAAACGCTCCTTCGAGAGATCGACGGATGATGCCGTAGACCTCTCGGGGCGATCGGAAGCGTGGGTCTATTTCCTGAAACAGGTGGACGGCCATACGCTGGCGGGCAGGGGGCTGGGCTCCGTAACAGTAGCTAATGACGGCACCTTATTCGAAGGGTTTGTTGTCCCGCACAACGAGTATATCCGGTTCTATGTAGATACCGGGTATGTCGGGGCGGTACTGCTGTTTCTGTCCCTCTTCATCATCTTCTGGAAGATTTACAAGGTGCTTCCGTCCGCCGTCAAGCCGTATTATCTCGGATTGATTCTGGCGTTCCTGATTTATTCATTCTCTGACAACACGCTTTCTACCGTGCAGTTCATTATTCCGTTCTGCTGGTACCTAAACGGTCTGTACCGTTATTCCAGGCCCGGGTCAACCGATTCCTCTTAA